One stretch of Streptomyces hygroscopicus DNA includes these proteins:
- a CDS encoding methyltransferase type 11 — translation MIAGQAWHWIDPVAGAAKAAQVLRPHARLAAFWNVFQLPPDLAEAVAAICQRAVPDAPFDFRAMTRGGLDANQPILTKAADGMREAGAFGEPEQWRFDWERTYTRDAWLDQIPTQGAFTRLPSAKLAEVLEGVGAAIDAMGGSFTMPYATVVITATRTAA, via the coding sequence GTGATCGCGGGCCAGGCATGGCACTGGATCGACCCGGTCGCGGGGGCGGCCAAGGCCGCTCAGGTCCTGCGGCCCCATGCCCGACTGGCCGCGTTCTGGAACGTTTTCCAGCTTCCGCCCGACCTGGCGGAAGCCGTCGCCGCGATCTGCCAACGGGCCGTGCCCGACGCGCCGTTCGACTTCCGGGCGATGACGCGGGGCGGCCTGGACGCCAACCAGCCGATACTCACCAAGGCCGCCGACGGGATGCGAGAGGCGGGCGCGTTCGGCGAACCGGAGCAGTGGCGGTTCGACTGGGAGCGGACCTACACCCGGGACGCGTGGCTGGACCAGATCCCCACCCAGGGCGCATTCACCCGGCTCCCCTCGGCCAAGCTGGCGGAAGTGCTGGAGGGCGTCGGCGCGGCCATCGACGCGATGGGCGGCAGCTTCACGATGCCGTACGCGACGGTGGTGATCACCGCGACGCGAACTGCCGCGTGA
- a CDS encoding N-acetyltransferase GCN5, whose protein sequence is MEIRAFEERDWSQVWPIVEQIVRKGDTFCYDPHQTEAQAHEMWVVPPPGHVVVAVEGDRVVGTSNMYPNRPGPGAHIASGNFMVAYEARGRGVGRALGEYLLNWASTSGFAGVQFNAVAASNAPAVGLYERLGFSLIGTVPGAFRHPELGPVGLHVMYHDLGA, encoded by the coding sequence ATGGAAATCCGGGCGTTCGAGGAGCGTGACTGGTCGCAGGTCTGGCCGATCGTCGAGCAGATTGTCCGCAAGGGAGACACCTTCTGCTACGACCCCCACCAGACCGAGGCGCAGGCACACGAGATGTGGGTGGTGCCGCCCCCGGGACATGTCGTGGTGGCCGTGGAGGGCGATCGGGTGGTCGGCACCTCGAATATGTACCCCAATCGACCCGGCCCCGGCGCCCATATCGCCAGTGGCAACTTCATGGTGGCGTACGAGGCGCGCGGCCGGGGTGTCGGTCGGGCGCTGGGCGAGTATCTGCTCAACTGGGCCTCGACCAGCGGCTTCGCCGGCGTGCAGTTCAACGCGGTCGCGGCTTCGAACGCGCCCGCTGTCGGACTGTACGAGCGCCTCGGGTTCTCCCTCATCGGCACCGTCCCGGGCGCGTTTCGGCATCCGGAGCTGGGGCCGGTCGGACTGCACGTCATGTATCACGACCTGGGGGCCTGA
- a CDS encoding von Willebrand factor A, protein MAIDYRKRPKAPAPAISLEKVAAQAPGLVSLYKTAAVSLAKHGAGGQRAAVYLVLDRSGSMRPYYRDGSVQNLAEQALALAANLDDDGIVPVVFFSTEIDGTAEISLDAYQDRINPLHDSMGHMGRTNYHVAMQAVIDHYQSSGADDPAFVVFQTDGSPTSKAAAEHVLCTAAKLPIFWQFIGFGDDEFRFLHRLDDLPVPNRRIVDNAGFFAVGPTPKGLSDAALYDQLLHEFPQWLAAARSAGVLKN, encoded by the coding sequence ATGGCCATCGACTACCGCAAGCGCCCCAAGGCGCCCGCCCCCGCGATCAGTCTGGAAAAGGTCGCCGCCCAGGCTCCGGGGCTGGTCAGCCTCTACAAGACGGCCGCGGTCTCGCTGGCCAAGCACGGCGCCGGCGGGCAGCGTGCCGCGGTGTACCTGGTTCTGGACCGTTCCGGGAGCATGCGCCCGTACTACCGTGACGGCTCCGTACAGAACTTGGCGGAACAGGCGCTGGCCCTCGCGGCGAACCTCGATGACGACGGGATCGTGCCGGTCGTCTTCTTCTCCACGGAGATCGACGGGACGGCTGAGATCAGCCTCGATGCCTACCAGGACCGGATCAACCCCCTGCACGACTCGATGGGGCACATGGGCCGCACCAACTACCACGTCGCCATGCAGGCCGTCATCGACCACTACCAGTCGTCCGGAGCCGACGACCCGGCATTCGTCGTCTTCCAGACCGACGGCTCCCCCACATCCAAGGCGGCGGCAGAGCATGTGCTGTGCACGGCCGCGAAGCTGCCCATCTTCTGGCAGTTCATCGGGTTCGGTGACGACGAGTTCCGCTTCCTGCACAGGCTCGACGACCTGCCGGTGCCGAACCGGCGCATCGTCGACAACGCCGGCTTCTTCGCCGTCGGACCGACACCGAAGGGCCTCTCCGACGCCGCGCTCTACGATCAGTTGCTCCATGAGTTCCCGCAGTGGCTCGCCGCCGCCCGCTCCGCCGGTGTCCTGAAGAACTGA
- a CDS encoding lantibiotic ABC transporter — MTTVIDLEARGTQHCETSALGVLLRHQGLDLSEPMLFGLGSGLSFIYWDSKSMGFPFLGGRVKPFELTRNLATALGLDLLVQETTSPRRAWENVAAHIGAGRPVGLQLDSYHLDYFGSKVHFGGHVVAMYGYDDHDACLVDTDQQGGTVSTSLTSLARARAARGPMTAKHRSFTLTAPRNLPTPQGHIIPAITACADAFLNPPIANLGHRGIEKAGKRVRTWLQRTDNPQRDLPRAALLMERAGTGGALFRNLYRDFLAECTQLLDSDHLRTGHGLYTEAATLWTEAAALITHAGASGDTQCLVQAGAILHDLSRIEHAAMRALSRLATFGGSRA, encoded by the coding sequence ATGACCACGGTGATTGACCTTGAGGCCCGCGGTACACAGCACTGCGAGACGTCGGCTCTGGGGGTGCTGCTGCGGCACCAGGGACTCGATCTCTCCGAGCCCATGCTCTTCGGCCTCGGCTCCGGCCTGTCCTTCATCTACTGGGACAGCAAGAGCATGGGCTTCCCCTTCCTCGGGGGACGGGTCAAGCCCTTCGAGCTGACCAGGAACCTGGCCACCGCACTCGGGCTGGACCTCCTGGTCCAGGAGACCACCTCCCCTCGCCGGGCATGGGAGAACGTGGCGGCCCACATCGGGGCCGGCCGCCCCGTCGGCCTGCAGCTCGACAGCTACCACCTGGACTACTTCGGATCGAAGGTGCACTTCGGCGGTCATGTCGTCGCCATGTACGGCTATGACGACCACGACGCCTGTCTGGTGGACACCGACCAGCAAGGCGGAACGGTATCCACCAGCCTGACCAGCCTCGCCCGGGCCAGGGCCGCGCGCGGCCCGATGACCGCCAAGCACCGGTCCTTCACCCTCACCGCCCCGAGGAACCTGCCCACCCCACAGGGCCACATCATTCCCGCCATCACCGCCTGCGCCGACGCCTTCCTCAACCCGCCCATCGCCAACCTCGGCCACCGAGGCATCGAAAAGGCCGGTAAGCGGGTACGCACATGGCTCCAGCGAACCGACAACCCGCAGCGGGACCTACCGCGGGCCGCCCTCCTGATGGAGCGGGCCGGCACCGGCGGCGCCCTGTTCCGCAACCTCTACCGCGACTTCCTCGCCGAATGCACCCAACTGCTCGACAGCGACCACCTGCGCACCGGTCACGGGCTGTACACCGAGGCAGCCACCCTATGGACGGAGGCCGCCGCACTCATCACCCACGCCGGTGCATCAGGCGATACGCAGTGCCTCGTCCAGGCCGGCGCCATCCTCCACGATCTTTCCCGCATAGAGCACGCGGCGATGCGAGCGCTGAGCCGCCTGGCAACCTTTGGTGGCTCCCGTGCCTGA
- a CDS encoding dynein regulation protein LC7, producing MTTPTDKSGSAERETTDLRAAAADFTWLLDRFATETAGVVDAIAVSSDGLLIAVSQLREQADSERLAAIVSGVTSLAAGASGNYGLGDLNKVIIDLEGGHVLVSSIGCGAVLGVVTTKEAKLGNIAYEMTLFANRAGAALTPQLVMELKKSAGSVG from the coding sequence GTGACCACGCCGACAGATAAGAGCGGTTCCGCTGAGCGGGAGACCACCGATCTGCGAGCCGCCGCGGCCGACTTCACCTGGCTGCTCGACCGGTTCGCCACCGAGACCGCCGGTGTCGTCGACGCCATCGCGGTGTCCTCCGACGGTCTGCTGATCGCCGTATCCCAACTGCGCGAACAGGCCGACTCCGAGCGGCTCGCCGCGATCGTCTCCGGTGTCACCAGCCTCGCCGCCGGTGCCTCCGGCAACTACGGCCTCGGCGACCTCAACAAGGTCATCATCGATCTGGAGGGCGGCCATGTGCTGGTGTCGTCCATCGGCTGCGGTGCCGTGCTGGGCGTGGTGACCACGAAGGAGGCGAAGCTGGGGAACATCGCGTACGAGATGACCCTCTTCGCCAACCGGGCCGGGGCCGCGCTCACCCCGCAGCTCGTCATGGAGCTGAAGAAGAGCGCCGGATCCGTCGGCTGA
- a CDS encoding alpha/beta hydrolase, whose product MTITDEDCLAETLAFNEQFEAAAANRPARGPAPSAATLALLRRNRLGGDTPPVRLPHAQDRVVEGGVKLRTFVPDRVDGVYLHIHGGGWAFGSSDGQDERLWRLAVRARLAVVSVEYRLAPEHPFPAGPDDCEAAARWLVEHAATEFGTERLLIGGESAGAHLSVMTLLRLRDRHGITGAFRAAHLLFGLYDLSMTPSQRSFGPRPLLINTDSLRGSYELFTPGMDAEQRRDPELSPLFANLAGLPPARIVVGTEDPLLDDSLFLAGRWQAAGAPVQLGVVAGAMHGFTLFPLTVTEREQRRERDFLATA is encoded by the coding sequence ATGACGATCACAGATGAGGACTGCCTCGCCGAGACCCTTGCCTTCAACGAGCAGTTCGAGGCTGCCGCGGCGAACCGTCCGGCCCGTGGACCGGCCCCGAGCGCGGCCACGCTGGCGCTCCTGCGGCGCAACCGGCTCGGCGGCGACACCCCGCCGGTGAGACTGCCGCACGCCCAAGACCGCGTCGTCGAGGGCGGGGTGAAGCTCCGGACGTTCGTACCGGACCGCGTCGATGGCGTGTACCTGCACATCCACGGAGGCGGCTGGGCATTCGGCTCGTCGGACGGACAGGATGAACGGCTCTGGCGGCTTGCCGTGCGGGCACGGCTGGCCGTGGTGAGCGTGGAGTACCGCCTGGCGCCGGAACACCCGTTCCCCGCCGGGCCCGACGACTGCGAAGCGGCCGCCCGGTGGCTGGTGGAGCACGCCGCGACCGAGTTCGGCACCGAACGGCTGCTGATCGGTGGCGAATCGGCCGGTGCCCACCTGAGTGTCATGACGCTGCTACGCCTACGCGACCGGCACGGCATCACCGGCGCGTTCCGGGCGGCCCACCTGCTCTTCGGCCTTTACGACCTGTCGATGACACCGAGCCAGCGGTCATTCGGCCCCAGACCGCTGCTGATCAACACCGACTCACTTCGCGGCAGCTACGAGCTCTTCACCCCGGGGATGGACGCGGAGCAGCGCCGCGACCCCGAGCTCTCACCCCTGTTCGCGAACCTGGCCGGTTTGCCGCCCGCCCGCATCGTCGTCGGCACCGAGGATCCGCTGCTGGACGACTCCCTGTTCCTGGCCGGGCGCTGGCAGGCGGCAGGCGCGCCCGTGCAACTCGGCGTCGTCGCCGGCGCGATGCACGGCTTCACCCTCTTCCCGCTGACCGTCACCGAGCGGGAACAGCGGCGCGAGCGGGACTTCCTGGCCACCGCGTGA
- a CDS encoding ATP-binding protein has protein sequence MVSVPSPTHGAHSATAVEPPLPVKLVIAGGFGVGKTTAVGAISEIRPLTTEALITEVAAGVDDLTHTPGKTTTTVALDFGVITIDPKLKLYLFGTPGQERFGFMWDDVVEGALGGLVIVDTRRLDDCYAAVDYFEHKDVPFAVAINAFDGEVQHDLDEVRWALDISEHVPLIVFDARETRSVRDALLVVLDVALSRAQAANPA, from the coding sequence ATGGTCTCCGTGCCGTCCCCGACTCACGGGGCTCACTCCGCGACAGCAGTTGAACCGCCACTGCCGGTCAAGCTGGTCATCGCCGGTGGCTTCGGGGTCGGCAAGACCACGGCCGTGGGGGCGATCTCCGAGATCCGGCCGCTGACCACGGAGGCGCTGATCACGGAGGTCGCGGCGGGCGTGGACGACCTCACGCACACCCCCGGCAAGACCACCACCACGGTCGCCCTGGACTTCGGCGTCATCACCATCGACCCGAAGCTGAAGCTCTACCTGTTCGGCACGCCGGGCCAGGAACGTTTCGGTTTCATGTGGGACGACGTGGTCGAGGGCGCCCTCGGCGGTCTGGTGATCGTGGACACCCGCCGCCTGGACGACTGTTACGCGGCGGTGGACTACTTCGAGCACAAGGACGTCCCGTTCGCCGTCGCCATCAACGCCTTCGACGGCGAGGTCCAGCACGATCTGGACGAGGTCCGCTGGGCCCTGGACATCTCCGAGCACGTCCCCCTGATCGTCTTCGACGCCCGCGAGACGCGCTCGGTCCGCGACGCCCTCCTGGTCGTCCTCGACGTGGCCCTCTCCCGCGCCCAAGCCGCCAACCCGGCCTGA
- a CDS encoding cytochrome P450: MAEAEVAGETKAEGGPTAGGGLTAGGGPKAEGGAEARCPLGDFPFVSEHPLEPPKEWAALRAEGCPVPELTLRSSGEPVRVLTRYADVHTMLSDPRFPRDVSEAGPDGTGTGERHQRWRRLVGQTLTAKRVTALRPRIVAIAHALVDTMAAGPKPADLWAGFAYPFPARVVGALLGVPEQDWDRFAYWSGALFGRDRYGERETRTAREELLTYLREHIAWKRREPGDDLLSKLIEITDAADRRLPEAVFVQIMQGLMHAGHETTSSVLGKLVPVLLDDRSRWQRLLDDRSLIRSAVEELLRFDVNRGPGMPRYLTEDMELGGEVIPKGSTTLSVVASANRDERMFADPDQLDLTRSPNRHLTFGVGAHSCIGQALARTELQVALEILLERLPGLDLAVPSSELARRQGVLTDSFEQVPVVW, translated from the coding sequence ATGGCCGAAGCGGAAGTGGCAGGCGAGACGAAAGCGGAGGGCGGCCCGACAGCGGGAGGCGGCCTGACAGCGGGAGGCGGCCCGAAAGCGGAAGGCGGCGCGGAAGCACGCTGCCCCCTGGGCGACTTCCCGTTCGTATCGGAGCACCCCCTGGAGCCCCCGAAGGAGTGGGCGGCGCTGCGTGCGGAGGGCTGCCCGGTGCCGGAGCTGACGCTGCGGTCGAGCGGGGAGCCGGTGCGAGTGCTGACGCGGTACGCGGATGTGCACACGATGCTCTCCGATCCGCGCTTCCCACGGGATGTGAGCGAGGCGGGCCCGGACGGAACCGGTACGGGCGAACGGCACCAGCGCTGGCGGCGGTTGGTGGGGCAGACGCTCACCGCCAAGCGGGTCACCGCGCTCCGCCCCCGGATCGTCGCCATCGCGCATGCCCTGGTGGACACCATGGCGGCCGGGCCGAAGCCCGCGGACCTCTGGGCGGGCTTCGCGTATCCGTTTCCGGCGCGGGTCGTCGGCGCCCTGCTGGGCGTCCCGGAGCAGGACTGGGACCGCTTCGCGTACTGGTCCGGCGCCCTGTTCGGCCGGGACCGTTACGGCGAGCGGGAGACCCGCACCGCCCGCGAGGAACTCCTGACGTATCTACGCGAGCACATCGCCTGGAAGCGGCGCGAACCGGGTGACGACCTGCTCAGCAAGCTGATCGAGATCACCGACGCCGCCGACCGCCGCCTGCCCGAGGCGGTCTTCGTCCAGATCATGCAGGGGCTGATGCACGCCGGGCACGAGACGACGTCCAGCGTGCTCGGGAAGCTGGTCCCGGTCCTGCTCGACGACCGTTCCCGCTGGCAGCGCCTGCTGGACGACCGCTCGCTGATCCGCTCGGCCGTCGAGGAACTGCTGCGCTTCGACGTCAACCGGGGCCCGGGCATGCCGCGTTACCTCACCGAGGACATGGAACTGGGCGGCGAGGTGATCCCGAAGGGCAGTACGACCCTGTCGGTCGTCGCCTCCGCCAACCGCGACGAGCGGATGTTCGCCGACCCGGACCAACTGGACCTGACCCGTTCCCCCAACCGCCACCTCACCTTCGGCGTCGGCGCCCACTCCTGCATCGGCCAGGCCCTGGCCCGTACCGAACTCCAAGTCGCCCTGGAAATCCTGCTGGAGCGCCTGCCCGGTCTCGATCTGGCGGTCCCGTCATCCGAACTGGCGCGCCGCCAGGGAGTCCTCACGGACAGCTTCGAGCAGGTCCCCGTGGTGTGGTAG
- a CDS encoding cobalamin B12-binding domain-containing protein → MNGTGITDTVRADFDACLAGADEDGALELATGLVTSGVNAEDVLLGLVAPAQVRVGERWESGEWTVAREHAATHVSRLTVDAIASAARTRETAPAPAGGGSPRHVLVACSDGEWHVLPSHILTEVLRLRGFHVRSLGGSVSPHELLSDVHQNGPDVVALSCTLSWNLPLAHRQIETCRYAGVPVMTGGPGFGPEGTWAYTLGADLYAADARGAAEALLHRWPPAPCGESSVQAGAVEAYAVLVRQRPELLEHVTHALRDVLPGLRSRSGMEHEEAADFLGRLLDSLAAAVFVDDERVFTGHLAFAATYLSARSVDPRCLLVLTDALADHLRGSPRALATLSAGRRCLIELGASRPHE, encoded by the coding sequence ATGAACGGCACCGGGATCACCGACACCGTCCGCGCGGACTTCGACGCCTGCCTGGCGGGTGCGGACGAGGACGGAGCGCTGGAGCTGGCCACCGGCCTGGTGACGAGCGGTGTGAACGCGGAGGACGTACTGCTGGGACTGGTGGCACCCGCCCAGGTGAGGGTCGGTGAGCGGTGGGAGTCCGGCGAGTGGACGGTGGCGCGGGAGCACGCCGCCACCCATGTCAGCCGACTGACAGTGGACGCGATCGCGTCCGCCGCCCGCACCCGCGAAACCGCCCCCGCCCCCGCGGGGGGCGGCTCACCCCGCCATGTGCTGGTGGCATGCAGCGACGGCGAATGGCACGTTCTGCCCTCCCACATCCTCACCGAGGTGCTGCGACTGCGCGGCTTCCACGTGCGCTCACTCGGCGGCTCGGTCTCCCCTCACGAACTGCTCTCGGACGTCCATCAGAACGGCCCCGACGTGGTCGCTCTCTCATGCACCCTGTCGTGGAACCTTCCGCTCGCCCACCGGCAGATCGAGACCTGCAGATACGCCGGCGTTCCCGTCATGACGGGCGGGCCGGGGTTCGGCCCCGAGGGCACATGGGCGTACACCCTGGGCGCGGACCTGTACGCGGCCGACGCCCGTGGCGCCGCGGAAGCACTGCTCCACCGCTGGCCCCCGGCGCCGTGCGGGGAGTCGTCGGTCCAGGCCGGTGCCGTAGAGGCGTACGCCGTACTCGTCCGGCAACGCCCCGAGCTGCTCGAGCACGTGACCCACGCGCTGCGTGACGTGCTCCCCGGCTTGCGGAGCCGCTCGGGCATGGAACACGAGGAGGCCGCCGATTTCCTCGGCCGACTGCTGGATTCCCTGGCCGCGGCCGTATTCGTGGACGACGAGCGCGTATTCACCGGCCACCTCGCCTTCGCCGCGACCTACCTCTCCGCCCGCTCGGTGGACCCCCGCTGCCTCCTCGTCCTGACGGATGCCCTGGCCGACCATCTGCGCGGGTCCCCCCGGGCCCTCGCCACACTCTCGGCGGGGCGCCGATGCCTGATCGAGCTGGGGGCTTCCCGCCCGCACGAATGA
- a CDS encoding type 12 methyltransferase — translation MLRSRIAGKLSSDDLATLDHLVDSDGPDGVVRRADLTVRAERTLWAARRP, via the coding sequence ATGCTGCGTTCCCGCATCGCCGGAAAGCTCAGCTCCGACGACCTGGCCACGCTCGACCACCTCGTCGACAGCGACGGCCCCGACGGCGTCGTACGGCGCGCGGACCTCACCGTCCGCGCCGAGCGCACGCTATGGGCGGCGCGCCGCCCGTGA
- a CDS encoding transcriptional regulator, which yields MNRTARLYALVEELRAAAPRPLTVAALAARFEISTRTVQRDLQALMQTGVPVRTAPGRGGGWSIAPEMTLPPIHFTTDEASALTAALATADAATPYASAARTAAQKIAASMTGPASTAARTLAARIVTLPTRSDSEVRTAVEQALTNNLALRLSYTDAAGHESNRIVEPAGLLTADGRWYLIAWCRTRRAGRGFRLDRITAATPTDEQAHPHNLTQLLLGSTAADAVRPTALAPLTPARPPH from the coding sequence ATGAACCGCACGGCCCGGCTCTACGCGCTGGTGGAGGAGTTGCGCGCGGCCGCGCCGCGACCGCTGACGGTCGCGGCGCTCGCCGCGCGATTCGAGATCAGCACCCGCACGGTGCAGCGCGACCTTCAGGCTCTGATGCAGACGGGTGTCCCGGTGCGCACCGCACCCGGACGGGGCGGGGGCTGGTCGATCGCCCCGGAGATGACCCTGCCCCCGATCCACTTCACCACCGATGAAGCCTCGGCACTGACCGCCGCGCTCGCCACGGCCGACGCCGCCACCCCCTACGCCAGCGCGGCCCGCACCGCGGCCCAGAAGATCGCGGCCTCGATGACCGGCCCCGCCTCGACGGCGGCCCGGACGCTCGCCGCACGCATCGTCACGCTGCCGACGCGATCCGACTCCGAGGTCCGCACCGCGGTGGAACAGGCCCTCACCAACAACCTGGCGCTGCGGCTGTCCTACACCGACGCGGCAGGACACGAAAGCAACCGCATCGTGGAACCGGCCGGACTGCTCACCGCCGACGGCCGCTGGTACCTCATCGCCTGGTGCCGCACCCGCCGCGCGGGCCGAGGCTTCCGCCTGGACCGGATCACAGCGGCGACTCCCACCGACGAGCAGGCGCACCCCCACAACCTGACCCAACTACTCCTCGGCTCAACCGCCGCCGACGCGGTACGGCCCACCGCCCTGGCCCCACTCACACCCGCCCGGCCACCGCACTAG
- a CDS encoding TetR family transcriptional regulator, whose translation MPTGRVPGFERRDFDAFLAELVLDRITRLEHQSAALRDSAGTGAVADHLADALTTLFESVAVAIISLVTSRDELRTRLRETTPTGVPLLTEATATIASYLAAERDRGRIAADADIDTLAPTLIGAGHLLFADREAAPPDAGAVRKVVTTVIAEAVRDARP comes from the coding sequence TTGCCGACCGGCCGGGTCCCAGGCTTCGAACGTCGCGACTTCGACGCCTTCCTCGCCGAGCTCGTCCTGGATCGCATCACCCGGCTCGAGCATCAGTCCGCCGCCCTGCGCGACTCCGCCGGGACCGGCGCCGTCGCCGACCACCTCGCCGACGCGCTGACGACCCTGTTCGAGTCGGTCGCCGTGGCCATCATCAGCCTCGTCACCTCGCGCGACGAGCTACGCACCCGGCTCCGCGAAACCACGCCGACCGGCGTACCGCTCCTGACGGAAGCCACAGCCACGATCGCCTCCTACCTCGCCGCCGAACGGGACCGGGGCCGCATCGCGGCCGACGCCGACATCGACACGCTCGCGCCGACGTTGATCGGCGCAGGGCACCTGCTCTTCGCGGACCGCGAAGCCGCGCCGCCGGATGCCGGGGCCGTCCGCAAGGTGGTGACCACCGTCATCGCCGAGGCGGTGCGGGATGCGCGGCCCTGA
- a CDS encoding MerR family transcriptional regulator — protein MHEGLLTIGRFARLCRLSIKQLRHYDETGLLAPVRVDANSGYRYYAPEQARDALTVALLREMDLPLAVIAQALAAEPESRAQILRAERDRLAERISRDQARLEMLERLAEGGLPGYEVTMGREPERRLAVVRAVCAFEEIGETFGACVGGLLPVLGKEGIAWEPPLWGLYPLDLEERMEIAVGARTSQGEGTPGLEFQTLPGGSVAETVHIGPYAQLPLAYNALFAAVHERGLRPQAPVREVYLVGPAEAPQEEWTTRLIIPVQESTS, from the coding sequence ATGCACGAAGGACTCCTCACCATCGGGCGCTTCGCCCGCCTGTGCCGGCTCAGCATCAAGCAGCTACGGCACTACGACGAGACGGGGCTCTTGGCTCCGGTCCGCGTGGACGCCAACTCCGGCTACCGCTATTACGCGCCTGAACAGGCACGTGATGCCCTGACCGTTGCCCTGCTCCGCGAGATGGATCTCCCCCTGGCGGTGATCGCCCAGGCGCTGGCCGCCGAGCCTGAATCCAGGGCCCAGATCCTGCGCGCCGAGCGGGACCGGCTGGCCGAGCGGATCAGCAGGGATCAGGCACGGCTGGAGATGCTGGAGCGGCTGGCGGAGGGCGGCCTGCCCGGCTATGAGGTGACGATGGGCAGAGAGCCGGAGCGACGGCTGGCGGTGGTGCGGGCGGTCTGCGCCTTCGAGGAGATCGGCGAGACGTTCGGGGCATGCGTGGGCGGGCTGTTGCCCGTGCTCGGCAAGGAGGGAATCGCATGGGAGCCGCCGCTGTGGGGGCTGTATCCGCTGGATCTGGAAGAGCGGATGGAGATCGCCGTCGGAGCGCGGACCTCGCAGGGGGAGGGGACGCCCGGCCTGGAGTTCCAGACGCTGCCCGGCGGATCCGTCGCCGAGACCGTGCACATCGGGCCCTATGCCCAGCTCCCCCTGGCCTACAACGCTCTCTTCGCCGCTGTCCACGAACGCGGGCTGCGTCCGCAAGCGCCGGTACGTGAGGTCTATCTGGTCGGGCCGGCCGAGGCACCGCAGGAGGAATGGACGACCCGGCTGATCATCCCCGTCCAGGAAAGCACGTCATGA